A stretch of the Tardiphaga sp. 709 genome encodes the following:
- the hisG gene encoding ATP phosphoribosyltransferase, whose amino-acid sequence MTAPFVLAVPSKGRLQENAEAFFTRAGLTLAKPGGVRDYRGTIAGFDNVEIAYLSASEIASNLARGAVHLGITGEDLLRESIPDADKKVALIEGLGFGSANVVVAVPQAWIDVRTMADLDDVTTGFRAQHNRRMRVATKYINLTRNFFASHGVVDYRIVESAGATEGAPATGTAELIVDITTTGATLVANGLKVLDDGVILRSQANLVASRAADWSPQSLETARIILDHIAARARASKYKEVRTRFAGCNQALLTEAHNRFGVVSPFGGPTSSGMITLHCPPAQLYALSSFLRANGADTVSVASLDYVMDRENPLFAKLEAFLRQ is encoded by the coding sequence ATGACCGCACCATTCGTCCTCGCCGTTCCGTCCAAGGGACGGCTGCAGGAAAACGCCGAAGCCTTCTTCACCCGCGCCGGCCTGACGCTGGCGAAGCCGGGCGGCGTGCGCGATTACCGCGGCACCATCGCCGGCTTCGACAATGTCGAAATCGCCTATCTCTCGGCCAGCGAGATCGCCTCGAACCTGGCGCGCGGTGCCGTGCATCTCGGCATCACCGGCGAAGATCTGCTGCGTGAAAGCATCCCGGACGCCGACAAGAAGGTCGCCTTGATCGAAGGTCTCGGCTTCGGCAGCGCCAATGTGGTCGTTGCCGTGCCGCAGGCCTGGATCGACGTCCGCACCATGGCCGATCTCGACGACGTCACCACCGGCTTCCGCGCGCAGCACAATCGCCGCATGCGCGTTGCCACGAAGTATATCAACCTGACGCGCAACTTCTTCGCGTCCCACGGCGTGGTCGACTATCGCATCGTCGAAAGCGCCGGCGCCACCGAAGGCGCACCGGCCACCGGCACCGCCGAACTGATCGTCGACATCACCACCACCGGCGCGACCCTCGTCGCCAACGGCCTCAAGGTACTCGATGACGGCGTCATCCTGCGCAGCCAGGCCAATCTTGTCGCCTCGCGCGCCGCCGACTGGTCGCCGCAGTCTCTGGAAACCGCGCGCATCATTCTCGACCACATTGCCGCGCGCGCCCGCGCCAGCAAATATAAGGAAGTGCGCACCCGCTTCGCCGGCTGCAATCAGGCGCTCCTCACCGAGGCTCATAACCGTTTCGGCGTGGTGTCGCCGTTCGGCGGCCCGACCTCGTCGGGCATGATCACGCTGCACTGCCCGCCGGCGCAGCTTTACGCGCTGAGCAGCTTCCTGCGTGCCAACGGCGCAGATACCGTCTCGGTCGCCTCGCTCGACTATGTGATGGATCGCGAGAATCCGCTGTTCGCCAAACTTGAGGCGTTCTTGCGGCAGTAA